One stretch of Carassius gibelio isolate Cgi1373 ecotype wild population from Czech Republic chromosome B1, carGib1.2-hapl.c, whole genome shotgun sequence DNA includes these proteins:
- the LOC127948698 gene encoding uncharacterized protein LOC127948698, with product MKVRPGDNITLYCDRSLTLGSIVVWIRNCSHENQPSLIIDFRKLDVEIFQRFRFIHNPYSKSYDLHITNISVSDLGLYYCAKLEMKVNEDEKGFISQSEVYYYGNKTTRLSLEVTSCSGPLDTPSTPPPVSDCVLCWMLLFSVCPLCVLLSSICVYCLCCRKATDSATDQKNKLKSRNIIEENYDSEVCYASVDLMTRRQNRQKKTQMQSSDFTTYAPVRTET from the exons ATGAAAGTCAGACCAGGAGACAACATCACTCTCTACTGTGATCGCTCTCTAACTCTTGGTTCTATCGTTGTGTGGATAAGAAACTGCTCTCATGAAAATCAACCGTCTCTCATAATAGATTTTAGGAAACTGGACGTGGAGATATTTCAGCGATTCAGATTTATTCACAATCCCTACAGTAAATCCTATGATCTACATATTACTaacatcagtgtgtctgatctggGACTGTACTACTGTGCAAAACTAGAGATGAAGGTAAATGAAGATGAAAAAGGCTTCATCTCGCAATCTGAGGTGTATTATTATGGAAACAAAACAACTCGTCTTTCTCTGGAAG TAACTTCCTGTTCTGGACCCCTGGACACCCCCTCCACACCACCTCCTGTATCAGACTGTGTGCTCTGCTGGATGCTGCTGTTCAGTGTGTGTCCCCTGTGTGTTCTCCTCTCCTCCATCTGTGTGTACTGCCTCTGTTGTAGGAAAGCTACAG ATTCTGCAACTGATCAAAAAAACAAGCTGAAAAGTCGAAATATTATTGAG gAAAATTATGATAGCGAAGTGTGTTATGCATCTGTGGACTTGATGACCAGGAGACAAAACCgacaaaagaaaacacaaatgcaGAGTTCAGATTTCACTACTTACGCTCCTGTCCGAACAGAAACTTAA